A window of the Streptomyces sp. NBC_01351 genome harbors these coding sequences:
- a CDS encoding ABC transporter permease subunit — MGDLLVFVLSGLVSGALYALLATGLVLSYSASGLFNFAHGATAYLCALTFYELHSGLGWPAVPAALLVVFVLAPALGWGLDRLMFRRLARVGETAQIVATIGLLVALPAAGLWVVELLEDAGAPVKPAENQFGLPGVGPSPAKSWQLADGVGIDSDQLITWVVTAVVAVALWVLLRHTRLGLQLRAAVDNRSLTELRGISADRLSSVAWMIASGLAGLAGVLATPLLGLSAHDFTLFLFVSATAAVIGRFASVPLAFAGGLGLGVLQNLVAGYASFAESITGFRTAVPFLILFGGLLVLTRRARTAGVAAVDAPPVDHLAGASWGRRWGVWAVGAGLLCVAFYTVTTPFWSGLLAQGLAIALVFMSFTVVTGLGAMVSLAQGTFVTGAALVAGLLMSRGWPFVAALAVGTCVAALLGALVALPALRLGGRTLALATLALAFLADQVLFQLRWLRNGDSGWSIPRPVFGPVDLSDDRALGVALVILVALVAAGLSALRDSPSGRAMLAVRSAPAAAVASGVSVLRTKLLLFTLSAGLAGFGGVMYASYNTRITATDFTAMTGLVWLAVVVAAGVRRPQYAVVAGLVFALAPRVLADYVTESAHLPVILFGLAGLALANDPDGYCAAVPVRLAKRRAALVPAGPSPTPPLPETGLRPDPSGAPDPDPPPATAGGTPSASNAGGAEFALRANQPRQADDTGQDPAPPAFEEWGSPHDGVLGEGLGRSPRSPAGGAPPALELRGVTAGYDGGLVLHGVDLVVRAGEILAVLGPNGAGKSTACRVAAGLLPVENGTVHVQGRDATRDGAVLRSRAGVVLAPEGRGIFPSLTIEENLALYLKEADARAAVYDRFPRLGERRGVPAGALSGGEQQMLALAPLLQLPPRVLIADEPSLGLAPRIVDGVYALLTELRDAGTALLLVEEKAAEILGIADTVAYLSQGRVSWCGPRAEVEEDRLTEAYLGMGT, encoded by the coding sequence ATGGGTGATCTGCTCGTCTTCGTACTGAGCGGCCTGGTCTCCGGCGCCCTGTACGCACTGCTCGCCACCGGGCTGGTGCTGTCGTACTCGGCGTCCGGGCTGTTCAACTTCGCGCACGGGGCCACCGCCTACCTGTGCGCCCTGACCTTCTACGAGCTGCACTCGGGCCTGGGCTGGCCCGCGGTGCCGGCGGCGCTGCTGGTGGTGTTCGTCCTGGCCCCGGCCCTCGGGTGGGGGCTGGACCGGCTGATGTTCCGGCGGCTCGCGCGGGTCGGCGAGACGGCGCAGATCGTGGCCACCATCGGACTGCTGGTGGCCCTGCCCGCCGCCGGGCTGTGGGTGGTGGAGCTGCTGGAGGACGCGGGCGCGCCCGTGAAACCCGCCGAGAACCAGTTCGGGCTGCCGGGGGTGGGGCCGAGCCCCGCGAAGTCCTGGCAGCTCGCGGACGGGGTCGGCATCGACTCCGACCAGCTGATCACCTGGGTGGTGACCGCGGTGGTGGCGGTGGCCCTGTGGGTGCTGCTGCGGCACACCAGGCTCGGGCTGCAGCTGCGGGCCGCCGTCGACAACCGCTCGCTGACCGAGCTGCGCGGGATCAGCGCCGACCGGCTGTCGTCGGTCGCGTGGATGATCGCGTCGGGGCTGGCCGGGCTGGCGGGCGTGCTGGCGACCCCGCTGCTGGGGCTGTCGGCGCACGATTTCACGCTGTTCCTGTTCGTCTCGGCTACGGCGGCGGTCATCGGGCGCTTCGCGTCCGTGCCGCTCGCCTTCGCGGGCGGGCTCGGGCTCGGGGTCCTGCAGAACCTGGTCGCCGGGTACGCGTCCTTCGCCGAGTCCATCACCGGCTTCCGGACGGCCGTGCCCTTCCTCATCCTGTTCGGCGGACTGCTGGTGCTGACCCGCCGGGCCCGCACGGCAGGGGTCGCGGCCGTGGACGCGCCGCCGGTGGACCACCTGGCGGGGGCCTCGTGGGGGCGTCGGTGGGGGGTGTGGGCCGTGGGCGCCGGGCTGTTGTGCGTCGCCTTCTACACCGTGACCACCCCGTTCTGGAGCGGACTGCTGGCACAGGGGCTCGCCATCGCGCTGGTGTTCATGTCCTTCACCGTGGTGACGGGGCTCGGGGCGATGGTCTCCCTCGCGCAGGGCACCTTCGTGACGGGGGCCGCGCTGGTGGCCGGCCTCCTGATGAGCCGCGGCTGGCCGTTCGTGGCGGCGCTGGCAGTGGGCACGTGCGTGGCCGCGCTGCTGGGGGCGCTGGTCGCCCTGCCGGCGCTGCGGCTGGGGGGCAGGACGCTGGCACTGGCCACCCTCGCGCTGGCGTTCCTGGCGGACCAGGTGCTGTTCCAGCTGCGGTGGCTGCGCAACGGCGACTCGGGGTGGTCGATCCCGCGACCGGTCTTCGGGCCGGTGGACCTGTCCGACGACCGGGCGCTGGGCGTGGCCCTGGTGATCCTGGTCGCGCTGGTCGCGGCCGGGCTGAGCGCGCTGCGGGACTCCCCCTCGGGGCGGGCGATGCTGGCGGTCCGCTCGGCGCCGGCGGCGGCGGTTGCCTCGGGGGTGTCCGTCCTGCGCACGAAGCTGCTGCTGTTCACGCTGTCGGCGGGGCTGGCGGGCTTCGGGGGCGTGATGTACGCCTCGTACAACACCCGGATCACGGCGACGGACTTCACGGCGATGACGGGTCTGGTGTGGCTGGCGGTGGTGGTCGCCGCAGGGGTGCGGAGGCCGCAGTACGCGGTGGTGGCGGGGCTGGTGTTCGCGCTTGCTCCGCGGGTGCTGGCGGATTACGTGACGGAGTCGGCGCATCTGCCGGTGATTCTGTTCGGCCTGGCCGGGTTGGCCTTGGCCAACGATCCCGACGGGTACTGCGCGGCCGTGCCGGTGCGGCTCGCGAAGCGGCGGGCGGCGCTGGTCCCTGCGGGGCCCTCCCCCACCCCGCCCCTTCCCGAAACCGGGCTCCGCCCGGACCCGTCGGGGGCTCCGGACCCGGACCCTCCCCCAGCTACCGCTGGGGGTACCCCCAGCGCCTCAAACGCCGGCGGGGCTGAATTTGCCCTGCGGGCAAACCAGCCGCGCCAGGCGGACGACACCGGCCAAGATCCAGCCCCTCCGGCGTTTGAGGAGTGGGGGTCCCCCCATGACGGAGTCTTGGGGGAGGGTCTGGGGCGGAGCCCCAGGAGCCCCGCAGGGGGTGCCCCGCCCGCCCTCGAGCTGCGCGGCGTAACGGCCGGGTACGACGGCGGGCTGGTGCTCCATGGGGTCGACCTCGTCGTAAGGGCCGGGGAAATCCTCGCCGTGCTCGGGCCCAACGGCGCCGGCAAGAGCACCGCCTGCCGGGTGGCCGCCGGGCTGCTGCCCGTCGAGAACGGGACCGTCCACGTACAAGGCCGGGACGCCACCCGCGACGGCGCCGTGCTGCGCTCGCGCGCCGGGGTGGTGCTCGCCCCCGAGGGGCGGGGGATCTTCCCCTCGCTCACCATCGAGGAGAATCTGGCCCTGTACCTCAAGGAGGCCGACGCCCGGGCCGCCGTGTACGACCGGTTCCCGCGGCTCGGGGAGCGGCGCGGGGTGCCCGCCGGGGCGCTGTCCGGCGGGGAGCAGCAGATGCTGGCGCTGGCCCCCCTGCTGCAGCTGCCGCCGCGGGTGCTCATCGCCGACGAGCCCTCGCTCGGCCTGGCCCCGCGCATCGTGGACGGGGTGTACGCGCTGCTCACCGAACTCCGCGACGCCGGGACCGCGCTGCTGCTGGTGGAGGAGAAGGCCGCGGAGATCCTCGGCATCGCCGACACCGTGGCCTACCTCTCGCAGGGCCGGGTCTCCTGGTGCGGCCCGCGGGCCGAGGTGGAGGAGGACCGGCTGACCGAGGCCTACCTGGGGATGGGGACGTGA
- a CDS encoding AMP-dependent synthetase/ligase: MREITVPPVVTGTPVGGLADVVFQYARQEPDRVVLGRKTDGVWRDVTSGELAAEVLALAKGLLAQGVGFGDRVALMCRTRYEWTLFDFALWAIGAQPVPVYPSSSAEQVQWILYDSACTACVVEDEDQAMTVGSVVDGLPLLRRLWQLDAGAVEELLADGAGVAEDVVHRHRGAVTPDATATVIYTSGTTGRPKGCVLTHANFMYEADTMVTRWESVFQAGPGERPSTLLFLPLAHVFGRMVEVAAVRARVKLGHQPVLAAAELLPDLAAFRPTFVLGVPHVFEKVFAAARRKAEAEGRQGPFDRAVETAVRYAEAREAKAFGTGPGPSAGLRMEHQLFEKLVYGKVREALGGRVRHAMSGGSAMSRRLGLFFDGAGITVFEGYGLTESCAAATANPPGATKYGTVGRPIPGSTVHIADDGEVWLHGGHVFAGYLGDPKATEEVLRGGWLATGDLGRLDEDGYLTITGRKKEILVTSNGKSVAPTALEERVRSHPLVSQCVLVGNDRPHIAALLTLDMEGIAHWLSMRGRPQRPARELVNDPDLTAEVRRAVVAANTLVSQAEAIRTFRVLAEQFTEERGLLTPSLKLKRRAIEKAYAKEVSALYTQDNQI, encoded by the coding sequence TTGAGGGAGATCACCGTCCCACCCGTCGTCACGGGTACGCCCGTCGGCGGGCTCGCCGACGTCGTGTTCCAGTACGCGCGGCAGGAGCCCGACCGGGTGGTGCTGGGCCGCAAGACCGACGGGGTCTGGCGCGACGTCACCTCCGGGGAGCTGGCCGCCGAGGTGCTCGCGCTCGCCAAGGGGCTGCTGGCTCAGGGGGTGGGGTTCGGGGACCGGGTCGCGCTCATGTGCCGCACGCGGTACGAGTGGACGCTCTTCGACTTCGCGCTGTGGGCGATCGGCGCCCAGCCCGTCCCCGTCTATCCGAGCTCGTCCGCCGAGCAGGTCCAGTGGATCCTGTACGACTCCGCGTGCACGGCCTGCGTCGTGGAGGACGAGGACCAGGCGATGACGGTGGGCTCCGTCGTCGACGGGCTCCCCCTGCTGCGCCGGCTCTGGCAGCTGGACGCGGGCGCCGTCGAGGAGCTCCTCGCGGACGGGGCCGGGGTCGCCGAGGACGTGGTGCACCGCCATCGCGGGGCCGTGACCCCCGACGCGACCGCCACCGTCATCTACACCTCCGGGACCACCGGCCGGCCCAAGGGGTGCGTGCTCACGCACGCCAACTTCATGTACGAGGCCGACACCATGGTCACCCGCTGGGAGTCGGTCTTCCAGGCCGGGCCGGGTGAGCGGCCGTCCACCCTGCTCTTCCTTCCGCTGGCCCACGTGTTCGGGCGGATGGTGGAGGTGGCCGCCGTCCGGGCGCGGGTCAAGCTCGGGCACCAACCCGTGCTGGCGGCGGCCGAGTTGCTGCCGGACCTGGCCGCGTTCCGGCCGACGTTCGTGCTCGGGGTCCCGCACGTGTTCGAGAAGGTCTTCGCGGCCGCTCGCCGCAAGGCCGAGGCGGAGGGCCGTCAGGGACCGTTCGACCGGGCGGTGGAGACGGCCGTCCGGTACGCGGAGGCGCGCGAGGCCAAGGCCTTCGGCACCGGGCCGGGACCCTCGGCCGGGCTGCGGATGGAGCACCAGCTCTTCGAGAAGCTCGTCTACGGCAAGGTCCGCGAGGCGCTGGGCGGCCGGGTGCGGCACGCCATGTCGGGCGGGTCGGCGATGTCGCGCCGCCTCGGGCTGTTCTTCGACGGGGCCGGGATCACCGTCTTCGAGGGGTACGGGCTGACGGAGTCGTGCGCGGCGGCCACCGCGAATCCGCCGGGGGCGACGAAGTACGGCACGGTGGGCCGTCCCATCCCGGGCAGCACGGTGCACATCGCGGACGACGGGGAGGTCTGGCTGCACGGCGGGCACGTCTTCGCCGGGTACCTGGGCGACCCCAAGGCGACGGAGGAGGTGCTGCGCGGCGGTTGGCTGGCGACCGGGGACCTGGGGCGGCTGGACGAGGACGGCTACCTCACGATCACCGGGCGCAAGAAGGAGATCCTGGTGACCTCCAACGGCAAGAGCGTCGCCCCGACCGCGCTGGAGGAGCGGGTCCGTTCGCATCCGCTGGTCTCGCAGTGCGTGCTCGTGGGCAACGACCGGCCGCACATCGCGGCCCTGCTGACGCTGGACATGGAGGGGATCGCGCACTGGCTGTCGATGCGCGGCCGTCCGCAGCGGCCGGCGCGGGAGCTGGTGAACGACCCGGACCTGACGGCGGAGGTCCGGCGGGCGGTGGTGGCCGCCAACACCCTGGTCTCGCAGGCGGAGGCGATCCGCACCTTCCGGGTGCTGGCCGAGCAGTTCACGGAGGAGCGGGGGCTGCTGACCCCCTCCCTGAAGCTCAAGCGGCGGGCGATCGAGAAGGCGTACGCGAAGGAGGTCTCGGCCCTCTACACGCAGGACAATCAAATCTGA
- a CDS encoding ABC transporter substrate-binding protein, translated as MLRPIRTLAAAAAALALVSACNSASTNGNSKGTQGDTPGDRRGVTAESIKVGGIVSMTSASGYSKKDTDLGAKARYMRANAEGGVNGRKIEYLGAEDDGQDPAKNLSAARKLVQQDKVFAIAPMSSVTFSGADFLEQEKVPTFGWGALPSFCGPKYIYGFNGCLVPTPGGTLNQTWPEGLGQVLGGAQGKSVAIIANDSDAGKFGIRTFQQGFASAGFKVSYAKASVPATAVPSDWSAYVKEILEGEGGKAPDAVVSVMQTPNNIGLFTALKRAGYKGVLSDPTDYDPGLLAKDATKQALDGVHVLLQFQPFESTDPQMAQFKADIKAAAGGQDVPLNMHMLTGYMSADLFVSMAQKAGKDLTVESFQAAAQKFSDTGTLVGDRAEPKGQKDSFGCGALVQLKNGAYEVSVPFKCYEPIPFK; from the coding sequence ATGTTGCGTCCGATCCGCACCCTGGCCGCCGCGGCAGCGGCGCTCGCACTCGTATCCGCCTGTAATTCCGCCTCCACCAACGGCAACTCCAAGGGAACCCAGGGCGACACCCCCGGCGACCGCCGCGGGGTGACCGCCGAGTCGATCAAGGTCGGCGGCATCGTGTCGATGACCAGCGCCAGCGGCTACAGCAAGAAGGACACCGATCTCGGCGCCAAGGCCCGCTACATGAGAGCCAATGCCGAGGGCGGCGTCAACGGCCGCAAGATCGAGTACCTCGGTGCCGAGGACGACGGCCAGGACCCGGCGAAGAACCTCAGCGCCGCCCGCAAGCTCGTCCAGCAGGACAAGGTCTTCGCCATCGCGCCCATGAGCTCGGTGACCTTCTCCGGGGCCGACTTCCTGGAGCAGGAGAAGGTCCCCACCTTCGGCTGGGGCGCCCTGCCCTCCTTCTGCGGCCCCAAGTACATCTACGGGTTCAACGGCTGCCTGGTCCCCACCCCCGGCGGCACCCTCAACCAGACCTGGCCCGAGGGCCTCGGCCAGGTCCTCGGCGGCGCCCAGGGCAAGTCGGTCGCGATCATCGCCAACGACAGCGACGCCGGGAAGTTCGGCATCCGGACCTTCCAGCAGGGCTTCGCCAGCGCCGGGTTCAAGGTGTCCTACGCCAAGGCCTCCGTGCCCGCCACGGCCGTCCCCAGCGACTGGTCGGCGTACGTCAAGGAGATCCTCGAAGGCGAGGGCGGCAAGGCGCCGGACGCCGTCGTCTCCGTCATGCAGACCCCCAACAACATCGGGCTGTTCACCGCGCTCAAGCGCGCCGGGTACAAGGGCGTGCTGTCCGACCCGACCGACTACGATCCCGGTCTGCTCGCCAAGGACGCCACCAAGCAGGCCCTCGACGGGGTGCACGTGCTGCTGCAGTTCCAGCCCTTCGAGTCGACGGACCCGCAGATGGCCCAGTTCAAGGCCGACATCAAGGCCGCGGCCGGCGGCCAGGACGTGCCGCTCAACATGCACATGCTGACCGGCTACATGTCGGCCGACCTGTTCGTGTCCATGGCACAGAAGGCGGGCAAGGACCTGACCGTCGAGTCCTTCCAGGCCGCCGCGCAGAAGTTCTCCGACACCGGCACCCTCGTCGGCGACCGGGCGGAGCCCAAGGGGCAGAAGGACAGCTTCGGCTGCGGGGCGCTCGTACAGCTGAAGAACGGCGCGTACGAGGTCTCCGTACCGTTCAAGTGCTACGAGCCCATCCCCTTCAAGTAG
- a CDS encoding aldo/keto reductase, translating to MNQVPTIKLNNGTLMPQLGFGVWQVPDAEAERAVGTALEAGYRSIDTASVYGNEAGTGKGIAASGIAREELFVTTKLWNGPSRKWKRSAVLRAFDDSLAKLGLDHVDLYLIHWPRPMRDDFVSIWKTFEEIAASGRAKAVGVSNFRPADLERIAAESPLVPAVNQIELHPLFPQAELRAVHAERGIATEAWSPLGQGKELLTLPAVTEIAAKYGRSAAQVVLRWHLQLGNVVIPKSVTPARIRENADVFGFELDAADVAALEALGAGAAGRRIGPDPAVFDV from the coding sequence GTGAACCAGGTCCCCACCATCAAGCTCAACAACGGCACGCTCATGCCGCAGCTCGGCTTCGGCGTCTGGCAGGTCCCGGACGCGGAGGCGGAGCGGGCCGTCGGGACGGCCCTGGAGGCGGGCTACCGCAGCATCGACACCGCGTCCGTCTACGGCAACGAGGCGGGCACCGGCAAGGGCATCGCCGCTTCCGGGATCGCGCGCGAGGAGCTGTTCGTCACCACCAAGCTGTGGAACGGGCCTTCGCGGAAGTGGAAGCGGAGCGCGGTGCTGCGCGCCTTCGACGACTCGCTGGCCAAGCTGGGACTCGACCACGTCGACCTGTACCTGATCCACTGGCCGCGCCCGATGCGCGACGACTTCGTCTCCATCTGGAAGACCTTCGAGGAGATCGCCGCGAGCGGTCGCGCCAAGGCCGTCGGCGTGTCGAACTTCCGTCCGGCGGACCTGGAGCGGATCGCCGCGGAGAGCCCGCTGGTCCCCGCGGTGAACCAGATCGAGCTGCACCCGCTGTTCCCGCAGGCCGAGCTGCGCGCCGTGCACGCCGAGCGCGGGATCGCGACCGAGGCCTGGTCCCCGCTGGGCCAGGGCAAGGAACTCCTCACCCTCCCGGCCGTCACCGAGATCGCCGCCAAGTACGGCCGCAGCGCCGCGCAGGTGGTGCTGCGCTGGCACCTGCAGCTCGGGAACGTCGTGATCCCGAAGTCCGTGACCCCCGCCCGGATCAGGGAGAACGCCGACGTCTTCGGCTTCGAGCTGGACGCGGCGGACGTCGCAGCGCTGGAGGCCCTGGGCGCGGGCGCGGCGGGCCGGCGGATCGGGCCGGACCCGGCCGTCTTCGACGTCTGA
- a CDS encoding RICIN domain-containing protein, with protein sequence MNLSEGLYRIRNVESGLVLQLEGASRVRVGPDGPPAPVAARRWRIAPVHSGGGIFHVVSEDNERRLDVANASTDSGARVQVWRANAFGAQEWLVEEHLDEPGVVSLVACISDLLLETDEEGRVRQAEDTDSPSQWWRLEPAG encoded by the coding sequence GTGAACCTTTCCGAGGGGCTCTACCGGATCCGCAACGTGGAGAGCGGGCTGGTCCTCCAGCTGGAGGGCGCCTCCCGGGTGCGGGTCGGCCCGGACGGGCCCCCCGCGCCCGTGGCGGCGCGCCGCTGGCGGATCGCGCCGGTGCACAGTGGCGGCGGGATCTTCCACGTGGTGAGCGAGGACAACGAGCGGCGGCTCGACGTGGCGAACGCCTCGACGGACAGCGGCGCCCGCGTGCAGGTGTGGCGGGCCAACGCCTTCGGCGCGCAGGAGTGGCTCGTCGAGGAGCACCTCGACGAGCCGGGCGTGGTCTCGCTGGTCGCGTGCATCAGTGACCTGCTGCTGGAGACCGACGAGGAGGGCCGGGTCCGGCAGGCCGAGGACACCGACTCCCCCTCCCAGTGGTGGCGGCTGGAGCCGGCCGGGTAG
- a CDS encoding ABC transporter ATP-binding protein codes for MSGGKGGYVLEATGVGVRFGGVKALAGVDLGIRAGEVCGLIGPNGAGKTTLFDVLSGIRRPDQGRLLLDGADITRRSPVWRARHGMRRTFQRQQLFGQLSVADNVLVAQEWRGGGGGLPADLLASPTRRRRERERRARGERVLADCGIGALGTTYAGGLPVGQARMVELARAVADPPRVLLLDEPASGMSAPEREQLAKVVRRLAEEEGCAVLLVEHNVAFVMDLCARVVVLDLGSVLAEGTAAEVRADPSVREAYLGTR; via the coding sequence GTGAGCGGAGGCAAGGGTGGTTACGTGCTGGAGGCCACCGGGGTCGGCGTGCGCTTCGGCGGGGTCAAGGCGCTGGCCGGGGTGGACCTCGGGATCAGGGCGGGCGAGGTGTGCGGGCTGATCGGGCCGAACGGGGCCGGGAAGACCACCCTGTTCGACGTCCTGTCCGGCATCCGGCGCCCCGACCAGGGCCGGTTGCTGCTGGACGGCGCCGACATCACCCGCCGCTCCCCCGTCTGGCGGGCCCGGCACGGCATGCGCCGGACCTTCCAGCGGCAGCAGCTGTTCGGGCAGCTCAGCGTGGCCGACAACGTGCTGGTCGCGCAGGAGTGGCGGGGCGGCGGGGGCGGGCTGCCCGCCGATCTGCTCGCCTCGCCGACCCGGCGCCGCAGGGAGCGGGAACGCCGGGCCCGCGGCGAGCGGGTGCTGGCGGACTGCGGGATCGGCGCGCTGGGGACGACGTACGCGGGCGGGCTGCCCGTCGGGCAGGCCCGCATGGTGGAGCTGGCGCGCGCGGTGGCCGATCCGCCGCGGGTGCTGCTGCTGGACGAGCCGGCGTCCGGCATGTCGGCGCCCGAGCGCGAGCAGCTCGCGAAGGTGGTGCGACGGCTGGCCGAGGAGGAGGGCTGCGCGGTGCTGCTGGTCGAGCACAACGTGGCCTTCGTGATGGATCTCTGCGCGCGTGTCGTCGTACTGGACCTCGGCTCGGTGCTCGCGGAGGGCACGGCGGCGGAGGTGCGGGCCGATCCGTCGGTACGGGAGGCCTACTTGGGGACGCGCTGA